One Leptodactylus fuscus isolate aLepFus1 chromosome 11, aLepFus1.hap2, whole genome shotgun sequence genomic window, CTCATGGGCCCGATCCTAAATATCACCGGTCGTTTCGTTTTACATTTTGCACAGAATCTTTATTGTTTACGTGTCTACTGATTTCCAAGTTTGGATGAAATCGAATCCAACAGAATATACAAATCTACACTGTTTGTCCCCTTTTTACAGATCCCAAAACCAGACAATGAACGTAAATCCTACAAACCACACTATGGTGGCCTtctttattattaaagggatatcCAATGTAGCAGAACTGCAGCTTCCAATATTCCTCCTGGTTCTCCTGATATATCTTGTAACTCTTGGTGGTAATATGGCCATCTTCCTGCTGGTATGTTTTGACCATCACCTCCACACTCCCATGTATTTCTTCTTGGCCAACTTGTCCATTGTGGACATGTCTTCATCGACTATCACTCTACATAAGGTTCTCTTGGTCTTCATCTCGGGGAATAATGCCATGTCCTTTTCTGGTTGTATCACCCAAATGTACCTTTTTGCCTCCGTTACCGGTCATGAACTCTTTATTCTGGCAGTGATGAGTTATGACCGCTATGTAGCCATACGTAACCCTTTGCGTTATCACACTGTCATGACCAGTAGAGTTTGTGGTCTTTTGGCCTCTTGCTCCTGGGTGTTGGGTTTCTTACTAGTCATTCCTCCAGTTATTATTGTCTCCGGTTTTACTTGTTTTACCTCCAACCACattgaccacttcttctgtgacATTGTGTCTGTTGTAAGGTTGACCTGCAGTGACACCTTGATACTAGAGATCCTGAACCTCACCGAAGGACTGGTCTTAGCCACACTCTTGCCCTTCATTTTGACCTTTGTACCCTATGTCTTTATCATATCAACCATAGTGAAGATCCCTACCAGATCTGGAAGAAGGAAGGCTTTCTACACCTGCTCCTCACACCTGACCGTGGTGACCATTCTCTATATCATCCTGATCTGTCAGTATATATTACCAACCACGGCCAGCGCTGCCGATAAAAAGTTCTTCTCCCTTTTCAACACGGCTGCCGTTCCAATGCTAAATCCACTGATCTACAGCCTAAAAAACAAGGACGTGAAATCGGCTCTGAGACGATGGTTTATGAAGAGCAGAATCGGGCGAGCAAA contains:
- the LOC142185535 gene encoding olfactory receptor 6C74-like; protein product: MNVNPTNHTMVAFFIIKGISNVAELQLPIFLLVLLIYLVTLGGNMAIFLLVCFDHHLHTPMYFFLANLSIVDMSSSTITLHKVLLVFISGNNAMSFSGCITQMYLFASVTGHELFILAVMSYDRYVAIRNPLRYHTVMTSRVCGLLASCSWVLGFLLVIPPVIIVSGFTCFTSNHIDHFFCDIVSVVRLTCSDTLILEILNLTEGLVLATLLPFILTFVPYVFIISTIVKIPTRSGRRKAFYTCSSHLTVVTILYIILICQYILPTTASAADKKFFSLFNTAAVPMLNPLIYSLKNKDVKSALRRWFMKSRIGRANTLVSLRW